Genomic DNA from Candidatus Bathyarchaeota archaeon:
GCAGAGGAGACTTGGAGCAAACCCCGACATATGCCCAATATACTATTATGAAATGTTCCTCTTCGAGCCGGACGATGTGAAACTCGTCGAGATAGGGAAGAGATGCAGGAGCGGAGACCTCCTATGTGGCGAGCATAAAGCCTCCCTAGCCCCTAAAGTAGAAAGGTTCCTGAAGGAGCATCAGAATAGAAGGGAGAAGGCGAAGGACATAGTATCTGAATGCTTCATAGATCCTTGCGATAGAGACATCCAAGCATCCCTTGGACTTGAAATGTTTTGAAGTATATTCTACCTGAAGGGTTGAGGTATTCAACCCTCAGCGAGAGGAGAAACTTCTACAGGGATGAGTTCAACCTCAGTAAGGTTTCCAAATGGATCAGTAGACGTGTAGGCCACAACATATTCGCAGTGATAATTGGCCGGCATACAAAGATCTATATGAAAAGGTTCAGTCGGCATTTCTCCAAGACCATCATCATAGACGACTATAGAGGTTTGAACGATGTCAGAAGCCTCATCCTGAAGTTTCTACCTGAATCTGTCTATTATGATAGGAATATTTACAGTCGGGTCGGTGGGCAGTTGAGGGTTTTAGGCCAGGAATTGGCCTTCGACCTGGATCCTGAAAACATAGTATGTCCGATCCATGGATCGTTAAAGGATAAGATGTTGCGGGGTCAGGGCTTGAGTTTCTGTGCCTTAGAGTTTAAGATGGTTAGGATGAAGACCGTAGAACTGTATGAGAGGCTCAGCAGCCTCTTCACAGATATTTCAGCGGTGTATTCAGGTAGGGGTTTCCACCTTCACATATTCGATCCTGAAACCTTGACTTGGAGTTTCCGTGAGAGGAGGAGGTTGGCCTCGAAGATTAGACGAGAGGGCTACCCTATCGATGAGTGGGTTACGGCAGGCGGGATGCGACTTATCAGGCTACCGTACTCCCTCCACGGCATGGTCTCCAGAATAGTGACTCCGCTGACTCTTAGGCAGCTGGAGTGCTTCGACCCAGTCAAGAGTCGAATATGTATTCCAAAGTTTATCGGTAAGGGTTAACGTCGACGTGCAGTGCTCTTACGTCTTGCAACCTTCTTCTTAGGCTTAGCCTTCTTCTTAGCGACCTTCCTCTTCGGCTTCGCAGCTGGCTTAGCTGGGACTTCAGGTGCTCCGGCAGGTTTAGCCTCCCCTAAAACCTCACTCGCCTTAACCTCTTCCTTACCATAATAGTATTTCTTCTTCTCCTCTGAAGACTCCATCAAATATACCTCTGATGGATATAATATGTTGGCACTTCAATAAAAGAGTGAGGATTCTTCAGATTTCAACACCATCGATCTCCACACCACATTTAGGACACTTCGAATCTGCAATCTTGTTCTCCAGAATCTCGTATCCAAACCTGCGTATCAGCCTCTCCCCACAATTGTAGCAGTAAGTGTTCTCACCCTCATCGCCCGGAACATTCCCCACATATACGTATCTGAGGCCGGCCTCTAAACCTATTCTCCTCGCTTTTTTGAGGGTTGAGATCGGGGTTCTTGGCAGGTCGAGCAGCCTATACATTGGGTAGAACTGTGAGACATGCCACGGAATCTCCTCACCCACACTCTTGATGAAGTCTGCTATGCTTCTAAGCTCATCCTCTGAGTCGTTCATGGTTGGTATGATGAGGGTTGTAACCTCAACCCATATCCCAAGTTCCCTGTGGAGTCTGATATTGTCCAGGACGGGTTGGAGTCTAGCCCCACAGTTCTCCCTGTAGAAACTGTCTGAGAAACTCTTCAGATCTATGTTTGCCGCGTGCAAGTATGGCTTTATGGTTTTAAGGGCGTCCTCTGAAATGTATCCGTTCGTCACGAATATGTTCTTCAAACCTTCCCTACTCGCTATTCTAGCGGTCTCGTAGGCATATTCGTAGAATATTGTCGGTTCAGTGTATGTGTAGGATATGCTCTCGCACCTGTAACGTTTAGCAGCATCGACAACTTCCTCTGGCGGAAGGTCCTCTCCAAATATTCTATTGTGGTCCCTCGGCATCTGGGATATCTCGTAGTTCTGGCAGTTTCTACATTTGAAGTTGCAGCCTACCGTCGATATGGAGTATGTAGATGAGCCTGGATGAAAGTGGTATAGGGGTTTCTTCTCGACAGGGTCTATTCCAGTCGCGGCGGCCTTACCGTATACCATGCTGTATAGTCTTCCGGCCTCATTTATTCTTACTCCACATATTCCGGTCTTTCCATCTAATATTGTGCAGTAATGGTTGCATAATTCACACTTTACTTTAGACCC
This window encodes:
- the amrS gene encoding AmmeMemoRadiSam system radical SAM enzyme — translated: MIDPNRREAMFYTPIEGSKVKCELCNHYCTILDGKTGICGVRINEAGRLYSMVYGKAAATGIDPVEKKPLYHFHPGSSTYSISTVGCNFKCRNCQNYEISQMPRDHNRIFGEDLPPEEVVDAAKRYRCESISYTYTEPTIFYEYAYETARIASREGLKNIFVTNGYISEDALKTIKPYLHAANIDLKSFSDSFYRENCGARLQPVLDNIRLHRELGIWVEVTTLIIPTMNDSEDELRSIADFIKSVGEEIPWHVSQFYPMYRLLDLPRTPISTLKKARRIGLEAGLRYVYVGNVPGDEGENTYCYNCGERLIRRFGYEILENKIADSKCPKCGVEIDGVEI
- a CDS encoding DNA primase, whose translation is MKYILPEGLRYSTLSERRNFYRDEFNLSKVSKWISRRVGHNIFAVIIGRHTKIYMKRFSRHFSKTIIIDDYRGLNDVRSLILKFLPESVYYDRNIYSRVGGQLRVLGQELAFDLDPENIVCPIHGSLKDKMLRGQGLSFCALEFKMVRMKTVELYERLSSLFTDISAVYSGRGFHLHIFDPETLTWSFRERRRLASKIRREGYPIDEWVTAGGMRLIRLPYSLHGMVSRIVTPLTLRQLECFDPVKSRICIPKFIGKG